From the genome of Papaver somniferum cultivar HN1 chromosome 2, ASM357369v1, whole genome shotgun sequence, one region includes:
- the LOC113348607 gene encoding uncharacterized protein LOC113348607 yields the protein MKSFGKTQKEVVVEEEKKKKSPTVWFSLKKSLQCKSDPADVFDPKTARNGNFNNNQNGGLASILTKRTSRSGCSRSIANLKDVIHGSKRHLEKPICSPRSIGSNELINPLAHEVILSDSKCELKITGYNGGLHEGNGGGSGSGFVGTLTPGTPGPGGTYSFKTPTRKSSTFYSDKEGFGGSAPKSRTSLDIDSNGSSSVTCHKCGEKFGKWEGLEAHHLSKHAVTELVEGDSSRKIVEIICQINSFKTENNLTRIERVLKVHNMQKTLARFEEYREMVKVKASKLPKKHPRCQADGNELLRFYGTTLACSLGMNSSSNLCVSEKCNVCRIIRHGFSVKKEVKGGIGVFTTSTSGRAFESVELSEEENSSLKKALIVCRVIAGRVHRPLENFQERLAGQTGFDSLAGKMGPYSNIEELYLLNPKALLPCFVVICKP from the exons ATGAAAAGTTTTGGGAAAACACAGAAGGAAGTAgtagttgaagaagaaaagaagaagaaatctccaactgtttggttttctttGAAGAAATCTTTACAATGTAAATCTGACCCAGCAGATGTTTTTGATCCAAAAACAGCTAGGAATGGTAATTTTAATAACAATCAGAATGGTGGGTTGGCTTCAATCTTGACAAAGAGAACAAGTAGGTCTGGTTGTTCAAGATCTATAGCAAATCTCAAAGATGTTATTCATGGAAGTAAAAGACATTTGGAGAAACCAATTTGTAGTCCAAGATCTATTGGGAGTAATGAATTGATAAATCCATTAGCACATGAAGTAATTCTAAGTGATTCCAAGTGTGAATTGAAGATTACTGGTTATAATGGAGGATTACATGAAGGAaatggtggtggttctggttcTGGTTTTGTGGGTACTCTTACACCTGGTACACCAGGTCCTGGAGGAACTTATTCATTTAAAACCCCAACAAGAAAATCTTCTACTTTTTACTCTGATAAAGAAGGGTTTGGAGGTTCTGCTCCAAAATCCAGAACTTCTCTTGACATAGATTCTAATGGGTCTTCTTCTGTTACTTGCCATAAATGTGGAGAGAAATTTGGGAAATGGGAAGGTTTAGAAGCACATCATCTCTCCAAACATGCAG TTACTGAACTCGTGGAAGGAGATTCGTCTCGCAAGATTGTAGAAATAATTTGCCAAATAAACTCATTCAAAACCGAGAATAATTTGACAAGAATTGAGAGGGTTTTGAAGGTCCACAATATGCAAAAGACACTAGCTCGGTTTGAAGAATACAGGGAGATGGTGAAAGTTAAGGCCAGCAAGCTCCCAAAAAAACATCCTAGATGTCAAGCTGATGGAAATGAACTATTAAGATTCTACGGCACAACATTGGCTTGTTCTCTCGGTATGAACAGTTCATCCAACCTCTGTGTATCAGAAAAATGCAATGTATGTCGGATAATTAGACACGGATTCTCCGTTAAAAAGGAGGTTAAGGGTGGTATTGGTGTTTTCACAACTTCTACAAGTGGAAGAGCTTTCGAATCTGTCGAGCTTTCTGAAGAAGAAAACTCATCTTTGAAGAAGGCTTTGATAGTTTGTAGAGTGATTGCTGGCAGAGTTCATAGGCCATTGGAGAACTTCCAAGAGAGACTTGCTGGGCAGACAGGGTTCGACTCCTTAGCCGGAAAAATGGGTCCTTATTCAAATATTGAAGAACTATATTTACTTAACCCAAAAGCTCTACTTCCATGCTTTGTGGTAATCTGTAAACCCTGA
- the LOC113348608 gene encoding probable serine/threonine-protein kinase At1g54610, translating to MLLKMETNIRTEKKIENNQESSPLLLRRRTNLKVSKNVPNSLHGEQVAAGWPIWLVSVASEAIYVWTPRAAHTFEMLHQISRGARSTEYKAKDTLTSKMVALKKVRIDRSDSVSLRSMARQLIIMRRLDNHPNVIKLEGLVVSSKNKKYYELHLVFEHTEHDLSELAISGGTKLTETQVKPYMLQLLSGLEHCHSLGVLHRNLNGSNLLFDDKGILKISGFGSASFFDPNNKKPKSNRVANLWYRAPELILGATDYGVGIDLWSAGCILGELLTGEPIMAGRTQADQLHQIFKLCGSPSETYWRTSNLLYKSLFMPQCPYKRCIVRGRTFQTCSLASLQLIHLSVTPLLLYCGVSFSQSSQA from the exons ATGTTATTGAAAATGGAAACCAATATCagaacagaaaaaaaaatagaaaacaatcaAGAATCAAGTCCGCTATTGTTGCGAAGAAGAACAAATCTTAAGGTGAGTAAAAATGTACCCAACAGTTTACATGGAGAACAGGTTGCTGCTGGTTGGCCTATTTGGCTTGTTTCTGTTGCTTCTGAGGCTATATATGTCTGGACTCCTCGTGCAGCTCACACATTTGAAATGCTTCATCAG ATTTCTCGGGGAGCCCGAAGCACCGAGTATAAAGCTAAAGACACTTTGACCAGTAAAATGGTGGCATTAAAGAAGGTTCGAATCGATAGATCAGATTCCGTGAGTTTAAGATCAATGGCTAGACAGCTTATAATCATGCGCCGGCTGGACAACCATCCTAATGTTATAAAATTAGAAGGTCTGGTAGTATCTTCGAAGAATAAGAAGTATTATGAATTACACCTTGTGTTTGAGCATACGGAACATGATTTATCTGAACTCGCTATTAGTGGAGGAACTAAGCTTACAGAGACTCAG GTGAAGCCGTATATGCTTCAATTGTTATCTGGACTTGAGCATTGTCACAGCCTGGGAGTCTTACATCGTAATCTTAATGGTTCAAATCTCTTATTTGACGACAAAGGAATACTCAAAATTTCTGGTTTTGGATCAGCTTCATTCTTTGATCCTAACAATAAGAAACCTAAGAGTAATCGAGTAGCCAATTTATGGTATAGAGCTCCGGAGCTTATTTTGGGGGCTACAGACTACGGTGTAGGTATTGACCTATGGAGTGCTGGTTGCATTCTTGGTGAATTATTGACTGGAGAACCAATCATGGCCGGGCGTACGCAA GCGGATCAATTGCACCAGATTTTCAAGCTCTGTGGATCCCCGTCAGAGACATACTGGAGAACCTCAAACCTTCTGTACAAAAGCTTATTTATGCCCCAATGTCCATATAAGCGGTGCATAGTCAGGGGTCGGACTTTCCAAACTTGCTCACTAGCATCGTTGCAATTGATCCATTTGAGCGTCACACCACTACTGCTTTATTGCGGAGTGAG TTTTTCACAGTCAAGCCAAGCTTGA